The genomic segment CGCCGCCGGCGGTCACCTAGACCCAACGGGAGAGCATTATGAGTCTCTGCTGCCAAAGTCGGTGCAACTTTGGTTATACCGCGTGGCGCTCGGGCGCGGTTTTTATGACAGCATCGTGGACCGTTTTGTCATCGCTCCGGTCAAAAAAGTCGCGGGTGCTTTGGCCCTTTTTGAACTGGGTCACTCTGACAAAACCGACGTCTGATTTTCTTCTTTGATTTCATGGACTCTTTATCTTTTCCATTTCTCACGGCGGGTCTTGCCTCTCTCTTGGTGGGGGCAGGGATTTGCCTTGCCTCAGGCAGCGCAAAGGTCGCCCGCCCACGGGCCTTGCTCTTTGGTTTTCTTTCTTTGTTAGGCTTCTTGGCAGCCGGTCTGCAGGCCATGGCGGTGCCTCATGCTCCCGGCTTGCTGGATTCATTTCTGCCCTGGCTTGATGTGGATACACTCAATGCGGTGCCCATGATCTTTCTGGCTGCTTTGACGTTGTTTTTCATTCTGCTGGCACCTCAGCGGGATTCGGATGGCCGCCAACTCGGCGGCATGCTGCTCATCGCCCTCTCCACTCAGTTGTCTTATGCCGCGGGTAATCTAGTGGTGATGATGGTGGGATGGTGGTTGGCCAGTGTGCCTTTTATCTTGGGCTTCTTTGGCCCCATGAAAGGTCAGAAGCTCGCCCAGGGTTTCCTCATCGCCAGTTGCGTGGCCTTCTCCGCATCGGTGCTCATCCTACACACGGTGGAGATGCAGGATCTTTCCCATGTCAGCATCCTCGCTTTCAGTCTGTTGATTCTTGCCGTCATTTTGCGCAAAGGGATCTTTCCTTTTCACTCCTGGTTGGTGAGTGCTTTTGAGCACGGTCCGCTGCTGCCCACAGCCCTGCTTTTTAATGGTCATTTGGGCGCTTTGCTCATCGCTCGCAGTGAGGCGACCTCCCTACCGCAGACGGCGCGGCACGCTCTGCAGATCCTCGGCATGGCCGCTTTGGTGACGGCCCTTGTGACGAGCCTGCGCGGGTTTGCTGAGAAAAAACCCCGTCGCTTGCTGGCTTACATCTGTGTCAGTCAGGCCAGCTTCATTCTGGCAGGCCTAGCTACGGCCAATGCGCAAGGCATCACAGGTGCATTGATCCACTGGCTCGTGGTCGCCGCTTCATCCTCAGGTCTCATCGCGGTGGTGCGTGTCATTGAGGTGCGCATTCGCGATGCCGCAGACCCGGCGGACTACCTAGGCCTCGCGGTGAAGGCACCCCGCCTCGCCACCT from the Prosthecobacter dejongeii genome contains:
- a CDS encoding proton-conducting transporter transmembrane domain-containing protein — protein: MDSLSFPFLTAGLASLLVGAGICLASGSAKVARPRALLFGFLSLLGFLAAGLQAMAVPHAPGLLDSFLPWLDVDTLNAVPMIFLAALTLFFILLAPQRDSDGRQLGGMLLIALSTQLSYAAGNLVVMMVGWWLASVPFILGFFGPMKGQKLAQGFLIASCVAFSASVLILHTVEMQDLSHVSILAFSLLILAVILRKGIFPFHSWLVSAFEHGPLLPTALLFNGHLGALLIARSEATSLPQTARHALQILGMAALVTALVTSLRGFAEKKPRRLLAYICVSQASFILAGLATANAQGITGALIHWLVVAASSSGLIAVVRVIEVRIRDAADPADYLGLAVKAPRLATFFLIFGLALAGLPGTLGYCAEDLLFHGSLESHPWLGIAIVLATAFNAINLIRLFGVLFLGVLPKHVIDIPDALPRERWPLVACVAFLILGGLLPTVAISWRAPAARAMTEAIGANSAH